A stretch of Paludisphaera borealis DNA encodes these proteins:
- a CDS encoding amidohydrolase family protein — protein sequence MLKTLAFSLALLTVVFALVVPASAAGPPHDRVKEAVTKGLALVQKAASNYPTHRDCFSCHHQTLPMLATVKAHDAGVSADETLLQAQAEFTLESFVEKRSAMKAGKGVGGGAMTVGYGLWTLDIGGLEADETTDAMTSFLLKTQGKDGRWTTGGRPPMEESAVTCTVISAYGLKSFARGPDKAPADAAVASALRWIENAPRSVQEDYSSQLWGLTLLGAGSDAITRARESVLARQNEDGGWSSADKLPSDAYASGQALVRLSESGASPSSPAFERGVRYLLESQQPDGSWRMETRAKPVQEYFDNGDPHGKHQFISTPATCWAVAALAVAMRPEAAKAEAAVEPLDLLIRGGTIVDGSGNPAYRGDVAVRGDRIEAVGRIPAGTPARRVIEARGLIVAPGFIDIHSHSDMTLFEDGAGTSKVSQGVTTEVLGEDSSGGPSLGKLHPKRVKFGDKTFEWTTLGGYFDALERSKIAPNVASYVGLGTLLDCVTGDALDRPTAAQLEEVKTLLDGAMSEGAFGLSTMLAGPRELKVTTDDLVALVDVVRRHGGIFSSHMRNEGTDVFAAIDEAITIGERGDVPVDILHLKIADQAFWGKMDQVVARIEDARRRGVNVQANIYPYTRGNNDLVTIIPPWAHEGGKTALLARLKDPSQRDRLKAEIRDGLPGWYDHYKAVGGDWSRMLVSARLTPKNVAFEGKTMDVILAAKAKSSPDQAKADPLDLFLDFLIEEGGSVSTIYAHHTEEDMNLALRQPWCSIGSDGLALAVEGSLRRGHPHPRSFGTFPRVLGVYVRERRLLAVEDAVRKMSSLNAAKLGIQDRGLLRAGMFADVTVFDPKTVVDKSTYLEPFHYSEGIVHVLVNGRPVFQNGKATGDRPGRVIRHKG from the coding sequence ATGCTCAAGACACTCGCCTTCTCATTGGCCTTGCTGACCGTCGTATTCGCCCTGGTCGTCCCCGCATCGGCGGCGGGCCCGCCTCATGACAGGGTCAAGGAGGCGGTGACGAAGGGGCTGGCGCTGGTCCAGAAAGCGGCCTCGAATTACCCCACGCATCGCGACTGCTTCTCCTGCCACCACCAGACGCTGCCGATGTTGGCGACGGTCAAGGCCCATGATGCGGGCGTCAGCGCCGATGAGACGCTGCTCCAGGCCCAGGCCGAGTTCACCCTGGAATCGTTCGTCGAGAAGCGATCGGCGATGAAGGCGGGCAAGGGGGTCGGCGGCGGCGCGATGACGGTTGGTTACGGCCTCTGGACCCTCGACATCGGCGGTCTGGAAGCCGACGAGACCACCGACGCCATGACGTCGTTCCTCCTCAAGACGCAGGGCAAGGACGGCCGATGGACGACCGGCGGGCGCCCGCCGATGGAAGAATCGGCGGTGACATGCACGGTGATCTCGGCGTACGGGCTGAAGAGTTTCGCCCGGGGGCCGGACAAGGCGCCGGCGGACGCCGCCGTGGCCAGCGCCCTGCGCTGGATCGAGAACGCCCCTCGGTCAGTCCAGGAAGATTACAGCTCGCAGCTCTGGGGACTGACCCTCCTGGGCGCCGGATCGGACGCGATCACGCGGGCGAGAGAAAGCGTGCTCGCCAGGCAAAACGAGGACGGCGGCTGGTCGTCGGCCGACAAATTGCCGAGCGACGCCTACGCCTCGGGCCAGGCCCTCGTGCGTCTGAGCGAGTCGGGCGCGAGTCCGAGTTCTCCGGCCTTTGAACGGGGTGTCCGTTACCTCCTGGAGAGCCAGCAGCCGGACGGTTCGTGGCGGATGGAGACGCGGGCGAAGCCGGTCCAGGAGTACTTCGACAACGGCGACCCGCACGGCAAGCACCAGTTCATCTCGACCCCCGCGACCTGCTGGGCCGTCGCCGCGCTGGCGGTCGCGATGCGGCCTGAAGCTGCGAAGGCCGAGGCCGCGGTCGAGCCGCTCGACCTGCTGATCCGCGGCGGCACGATCGTCGACGGCTCGGGGAACCCCGCGTACCGGGGCGACGTCGCCGTGCGGGGCGACCGGATCGAGGCCGTCGGCCGCATCCCGGCCGGCACCCCCGCGCGTCGCGTGATCGAAGCCCGTGGGCTGATCGTCGCGCCGGGCTTCATCGACATACACTCGCACTCCGATATGACTTTATTCGAAGACGGCGCCGGGACGAGCAAGGTCAGCCAGGGCGTGACCACCGAGGTGCTCGGCGAGGATTCGTCGGGGGGGCCTTCGCTGGGCAAGCTCCACCCCAAAAGGGTCAAGTTCGGCGACAAGACCTTCGAGTGGACGACCCTCGGCGGTTATTTCGACGCCCTCGAACGGAGCAAGATCGCGCCGAACGTCGCCTCGTACGTCGGCCTCGGGACGCTCCTCGACTGCGTGACCGGCGACGCTTTGGACCGGCCGACCGCCGCGCAACTGGAGGAGGTGAAGACCCTCCTCGACGGCGCGATGAGCGAGGGAGCGTTCGGCCTCTCGACGATGCTCGCCGGGCCGAGGGAACTCAAGGTGACGACGGACGACCTCGTCGCGCTCGTGGACGTCGTCCGGCGGCACGGCGGGATCTTTTCGAGCCACATGCGCAACGAGGGGACGGACGTCTTCGCCGCGATCGACGAGGCGATCACCATCGGCGAACGGGGGGACGTGCCCGTCGACATCCTCCATCTGAAGATCGCCGACCAGGCCTTCTGGGGGAAGATGGATCAGGTCGTCGCCCGGATCGAGGACGCGCGGCGGCGGGGCGTGAACGTCCAGGCGAACATCTACCCCTACACGCGCGGCAACAACGACCTCGTGACCATCATCCCCCCCTGGGCTCACGAAGGGGGCAAAACAGCGCTGCTCGCCCGCCTGAAAGACCCGTCGCAGCGCGACAGGCTCAAGGCCGAGATCCGCGACGGCCTGCCCGGCTGGTACGACCATTACAAGGCCGTCGGCGGCGACTGGTCGCGGATGCTCGTCAGCGCCCGGCTGACCCCGAAGAACGTCGCGTTCGAGGGCAAGACGATGGACGTCATCCTCGCGGCGAAGGCGAAGTCGAGCCCGGATCAGGCCAAGGCGGATCCGCTCGACCTCTTCCTCGACTTCCTGATCGAGGAGGGGGGCTCGGTGTCCACCATCTACGCGCACCACACCGAGGAGGACATGAACCTGGCGCTCCGGCAGCCGTGGTGCTCGATCGGTTCCGACGGCCTCGCGCTGGCCGTCGAGGGGAGCCTCCGCCGAGGGCATCCGCATCCCCGCAGCTTCGGCACGTTCCCGCGCGTCCTGGGGGTCTACGTCCGGGAGCGTCGGCTTCTGGCCGTCGAGGACGCCGTTCGAAAGATGTCCTCCTTGAACGCGGCCAAGCTCGGCATCCAGGACCGCGGCCTGCTCCGCGCTGGGATGTTCGCCGACGTGACGGTCTTCGACCCGAAGACCGTCGTCGACAAGTCGACCTATCTCGAACCGTTCCATTACAGCGAAGGCATCGTCCACGTGCTGGTCAACGGCCGCCCTGTCTTCCAGAACGGCAAGGCGACTGGCGACAGGCCCGGGCGGGTCATCCGCCACAAGGGTTGA
- a CDS encoding NF038122 family metalloprotease translates to MKNVDGLTGRPQRHRFLAWGLLAPVVAASMLCSNAQAYSGLTINATFDSSITSLPDAVAIEGAINSAISVLEHDISSPITVSILFQNMNSGLGESTSGVYTLSYFDYYNALKAHMTTPEQLTALASLGQAPTSSSSPNPVNGSTSMEISAPQGRMLGFDTPGVVTGPGGTYDTIIGLNTSITSPPQGLAGYYGLQAVANHELDEALGIGGLGSFLGTSLSGVGSLDLYRYSAPGVRSFTTDQNANSYFSLDGGKTVLSYFNQIAGADYGDWAGGANPQVQDAFGTPGTNPALGANELASFSAIGYSLSAQAVPEPSSFAMLGTAILFFSGHCWSRSKQRARVAA, encoded by the coding sequence ATGAAGAATGTTGATGGATTGACAGGGCGCCCGCAGCGCCACCGCTTCCTTGCCTGGGGCCTTTTGGCCCCTGTCGTCGCGGCCTCAATGCTCTGTAGCAACGCCCAGGCCTACAGTGGGTTGACGATCAACGCGACGTTCGACAGCTCGATCACCAGCCTGCCCGACGCGGTTGCGATCGAAGGCGCCATCAACTCCGCGATCAGTGTTCTTGAACACGACATCTCCAGTCCGATCACGGTTTCGATCCTTTTCCAGAACATGAACAGCGGATTGGGCGAGAGCACGTCTGGTGTTTACACCCTATCCTATTTTGATTACTACAATGCGTTGAAGGCTCACATGACCACGCCTGAGCAGCTCACCGCCCTCGCTTCGTTGGGCCAGGCTCCCACGTCCTCGTCCTCGCCCAACCCCGTCAATGGCAGCACGTCGATGGAGATTTCGGCGCCGCAAGGCAGGATGCTTGGATTCGACACTCCTGGCGTGGTCACGGGCCCGGGAGGCACATACGACACGATCATCGGATTGAATACGTCGATCACCAGCCCGCCACAGGGCCTCGCTGGGTACTACGGCCTTCAGGCCGTCGCGAACCACGAGCTGGACGAGGCTCTCGGCATCGGCGGCCTCGGCTCGTTCCTCGGGACCAGTCTCTCTGGCGTTGGATCGTTGGATCTCTACCGATATTCCGCGCCTGGCGTCCGCAGCTTCACGACCGATCAGAACGCGAACTCCTACTTTTCCCTCGATGGGGGCAAAACGGTCCTCTCCTACTTCAATCAAATAGCAGGGGCTGACTACGGAGATTGGGCAGGCGGTGCCAATCCCCAAGTACAAGACGCGTTCGGCACTCCCGGAACGAATCCGGCCTTGGGGGCGAATGAGCTCGCGTCATTCAGTGCGATTGGTTACAGCCTCTCGGCGCAAGCCGTGCCGGAGCCTTCGAGCTTCGCGATGCTGGGCACTGCAATTCTGTTCTTCTCGGGCCATTGCTGGTCGCGCTCCAAGCAACGCGCGAGGGTCGCGGCGTAA
- the pdxA gene encoding 4-hydroxythreonine-4-phosphate dehydrogenase PdxA — protein MTTPSNDKPIHPPERPTVALTMGDVAGVGPEVIARAWTDPALHALCRPLVIGSAAVLRRAFDLAGLDVRVQEIDRPEDAESSPTTAPCLDPPGSARVEDVLPARVDARAGRAAHDYLNYAIDLALKGRIDAITTLPLNKESLHLAGIRHPGHTEILADRCGTPDHAMMLYLAADRNSARAPIRPGLGVVHVTLHMALRDVFDAITVDSVAAKIRLADRALRPLTAGRRPKIAVSSLNPHAGENGLFGDEEVTIIRPAVDLTRAEGFDVSGPLPNDTLYINALSGAFDAVVAMYHDQGHIALKTAGFRRGVNVTLGLPIVRTSVAHGTAFDIAWQGTADPSSLIEAVRVAAQIVAASRSD, from the coding sequence ATGACCACGCCTTCGAACGACAAGCCGATACATCCCCCTGAGCGACCGACCGTGGCCTTGACGATGGGCGACGTTGCGGGCGTCGGCCCCGAGGTCATCGCCAGGGCCTGGACCGACCCGGCGCTGCACGCGCTTTGCCGGCCGCTGGTGATCGGCAGCGCCGCCGTCCTTCGCCGCGCCTTCGACCTGGCGGGCCTCGACGTCCGCGTCCAGGAGATCGACCGGCCCGAGGACGCCGAGTCGTCCCCAACCACCGCCCCCTGCCTCGATCCTCCGGGCTCGGCGCGGGTCGAGGACGTCCTCCCCGCGCGCGTCGACGCTCGCGCGGGCCGCGCGGCGCACGACTATCTGAATTACGCGATCGACCTGGCTCTGAAAGGTCGAATCGACGCGATCACGACCCTGCCGTTGAACAAGGAATCGCTCCACCTGGCCGGAATCCGCCACCCGGGGCACACCGAGATCCTCGCCGACCGGTGCGGGACGCCCGACCACGCGATGATGCTTTACCTCGCGGCCGACCGGAATTCCGCCAGGGCGCCGATTCGGCCCGGTCTGGGCGTCGTTCACGTCACGCTGCACATGGCCTTGCGCGACGTCTTCGACGCGATCACGGTCGATTCGGTCGCCGCCAAGATCCGGCTGGCCGACCGGGCGCTTCGACCACTGACGGCTGGCAGGCGGCCCAAGATCGCCGTCTCATCGCTCAACCCCCACGCCGGCGAGAACGGCCTGTTCGGCGACGAGGAAGTCACGATCATCCGGCCGGCCGTCGACTTGACCCGGGCCGAGGGGTTCGACGTCTCGGGGCCTCTTCCCAACGACACGCTCTACATCAACGCCCTCTCGGGCGCGTTCGACGCCGTGGTCGCGATGTACCACGATCAGGGGCACATTGCGCTCAAGACCGCCGGATTCCGGCGCGGGGTGAACGTCACCCTCGGCCTGCCGATCGTGCGGACGAGCGTCGCTCACGGCACGGCGTTCGACATCGCCTGGCAAGGGACCGCCGACCCTTCCAGCCTGATCGAAGCCGTCCGCGTCGCCGCCCAGATCGTCGCCGCCTCGCGGAGTGATTAG
- a CDS encoding TIGR03960 family B12-binding radical SAM protein gives MLNQKLKDAVVSRILTKVRTPAQYVGGELNSIAKDHSTVQGTLCLAFPDTYSIGMSHHGLQVLYSLMNDLGWACERAFTPLPDFEAGLREHGLPLYGLETFTPLNQFDVLGFTLQYEISYSNVLTMLDLGGIPLHAEDRGDDDTLVIAGGPGGQNPELLAPFIDLFVMGDGEPSLPVVCEQWREMKGSGLSREEKLARIVGSVNWAYAPRFYEPIYAEDGTIVEIRRLRDDVPAGIRPCVIQDLDGTPLPVRPVVPVVETAHDRIAIEIMRGCPWQCRFCQSTVIKRPLRYRTVETIVDAALESYRNTGYDEISLLSLSTSDYPDFERLVTRMSEVFTPLGVKISLPSLRITETLKKIPALLQEGRRSGLTLAPEVARDDMREQIRKPINNTDLYEGCAEAFRRGWKKVKLYFMCGLPGERPADLDGIIEMAETIARIGKDVTGRHAEVIASVSNFIPKPHTPYQWNGIQSRDYLKWAHKYLRSRVRIRTVTIKGHDIERSMLEGIMTRGDRRVAAALEEAWRRGARLDAWTEYFDHKLWWKTFEDLGIDVEWYSHRDRPTDEVLPWDHIHIKYGRDYLVKEQNRSVVQLEAMAGAV, from the coding sequence ATGCTCAACCAGAAACTCAAAGACGCCGTCGTTTCTCGGATCTTGACGAAGGTCCGGACGCCCGCGCAGTACGTCGGCGGCGAGCTGAACAGCATCGCCAAGGATCACAGCACCGTTCAGGGAACGCTCTGCCTGGCGTTTCCCGACACGTATTCGATCGGGATGAGCCATCACGGGCTCCAGGTCCTTTACAGCCTGATGAACGATCTGGGCTGGGCGTGCGAGCGGGCGTTCACGCCGCTCCCCGACTTCGAGGCCGGCCTCCGCGAGCACGGTCTGCCGCTCTACGGCCTGGAGACGTTCACGCCGCTCAACCAGTTCGACGTCCTCGGCTTCACGCTCCAGTACGAGATCTCGTACTCGAACGTCCTGACGATGCTCGACCTCGGCGGGATTCCGCTCCACGCCGAGGATCGCGGCGACGACGACACCCTGGTCATCGCCGGGGGCCCGGGCGGCCAGAACCCCGAGCTGCTCGCGCCGTTCATCGACCTGTTCGTCATGGGAGACGGCGAGCCCAGCCTGCCGGTCGTCTGCGAACAATGGCGCGAGATGAAGGGCTCGGGCCTGTCGCGCGAGGAGAAGCTGGCGCGGATCGTCGGCTCGGTCAACTGGGCGTACGCGCCTCGGTTCTACGAGCCGATCTACGCCGAGGACGGCACGATCGTCGAGATCCGCCGGCTCCGCGACGACGTGCCGGCCGGCATCCGGCCGTGCGTGATCCAGGATCTGGACGGCACGCCGTTGCCTGTCAGGCCGGTCGTCCCGGTCGTCGAGACCGCGCATGACCGGATCGCCATCGAGATCATGCGCGGCTGCCCCTGGCAGTGCCGGTTCTGCCAGAGCACGGTCATCAAGCGCCCGCTCCGCTACCGCACCGTCGAGACGATCGTCGACGCGGCCCTCGAATCGTACCGCAACACCGGCTACGACGAGATCAGCCTGCTGTCGCTGTCGACCAGCGACTACCCCGACTTCGAGCGCCTGGTCACGCGGATGAGCGAGGTCTTCACGCCGCTGGGGGTCAAGATCTCGCTGCCGAGCCTGCGGATCACCGAGACGCTCAAGAAGATCCCGGCCTTGCTCCAGGAGGGGCGGCGGAGTGGCTTGACCCTCGCGCCCGAGGTCGCCCGCGACGACATGCGCGAGCAGATCCGCAAGCCGATCAACAACACCGACCTGTACGAAGGCTGCGCCGAGGCGTTTCGCCGAGGGTGGAAGAAGGTCAAGCTCTACTTCATGTGCGGGCTCCCCGGCGAGCGGCCGGCGGACCTGGACGGGATCATCGAGATGGCCGAGACCATCGCGCGGATCGGCAAGGACGTCACCGGCCGGCACGCCGAGGTGATCGCCAGCGTCTCCAACTTCATCCCCAAGCCGCACACCCCCTACCAGTGGAACGGCATCCAGTCCCGCGACTACCTCAAGTGGGCCCACAAGTACCTGCGGTCCCGGGTCCGGATTCGCACGGTCACGATCAAAGGACACGACATCGAGCGGAGCATGCTCGAAGGGATCATGACCCGAGGCGACCGCCGCGTCGCCGCCGCGCTCGAGGAAGCCTGGCGGCGCGGGGCCCGGCTCGACGCCTGGACCGAATACTTCGATCACAAGCTGTGGTGGAAGACGTTCGAGGATCTGGGCATCGACGTCGAGTGGTACAGCCACCGCGACCGGCCCACCGACGAGGTGCTCCCCTGGGACCACATCCATATCAAGTACGGCCGCGACTACCTGGTGAAGGAGCAGAACCGCTCCGTCGTCCAGCTTGAGGCCATGGCCGGGGCGGTGTGA
- a CDS encoding Uma2 family endonuclease, translating into MAAELTTRLLTAEQFLTADLGEGTFELVHGEVVRMSPPSPEHGLICGNIAGILWEYGRRSGFGYTLSNDSAVLTERSPDTVRGPDVCFYSHARWPRSQVSRALPPVAPDLVVEVSSPGNRPGAMLQKIGEYLNAGVLMVWVVYPKSRTVAVYRTFDAPPVVLQLDQTIENLPELPGFRCLVSDVFL; encoded by the coding sequence ATGGCCGCCGAACTGACGACTCGCCTGCTGACCGCCGAGCAGTTCCTGACTGCGGACCTCGGAGAAGGGACGTTCGAGCTGGTCCACGGGGAGGTTGTCCGCATGTCGCCGCCGAGTCCTGAACACGGCCTGATCTGCGGCAACATCGCCGGCATTCTCTGGGAATACGGCCGGCGTTCGGGATTCGGCTACACACTCTCGAACGACTCCGCCGTCCTCACGGAACGCAGTCCGGACACGGTTCGCGGCCCGGACGTCTGCTTCTACAGCCACGCCCGGTGGCCGCGATCGCAAGTTAGCAGAGCCTTGCCCCCCGTTGCGCCAGATCTCGTCGTCGAGGTGTCGTCCCCGGGCAATCGTCCGGGCGCGATGCTTCAAAAGATCGGCGAATACCTGAACGCCGGCGTGCTGATGGTCTGGGTGGTCTATCCAAAGAGCCGGACCGTCGCCGTGTACCGCACGTTCGACGCTCCTCCTGTCGTTCTGCAACTGGATCAGACGATCGAGAACCTCCCCGAGCTTCCCGGTTTTCGGTGCCTCGTTTCGGACGTCTTTCTTTGA